The window TGGCTGAAGGCGTCGATTTCCAGACCTTCAACGACTTTGTATTGGCCGTTTTCGCAGGTGACAGGGAAGCCAAACATGACGTCTTTAGGAATGCCGTACCAGCCTTGTGATGGGATGCCCATGGTGACCCACTTGCCGTTGGTGCCCAAGGCCCAGTCGCGCATGTGGTCGATGGCGGCGTTGGCAGCCGAAGCAGCCGAGGACAGGCCACGCGCTTCGATGATGGCCGCGCCACGCTTGCCCACGGTGGGCAGGAACACGTTGGCGTTCCATTCTTGGTCGTTGATCATGGCCTTGACCGACTCGCCCTTGATGGTGGCGAAACGGTAGTCGGCATACATGGTGGGCGAGTGGTTGCCCCAGACGCACAGTTTTTCGATGTCGGCCACGGCTTTGCCAGTCTTGGCAGCGATTTGCGACAGGGCGCGGTTGTGGTCCAGACGCAACATGGCGGTGAAGTTGCCGGGCTTCAGGTCCGGCGCAGCCTTCATGGCGATGTAGGCGTTGGTGTTGGCGGGGTTGCCCACGACCAGCACTTTGACGTCGCGGGAAGCCACAGCGTTCAGGGCCTTGCCTTGTGCAGTGAAGATGGCGCCGTTAATGGCGAGCAATTCAGCACGCTCCATGCCGGGGCCGCGTGGGCGTGATCCGACCAACAAAGCGTAATCCACATCTTTGAAAGCGGTCATCGGGTCGCCATGGGCTTCCATGCCCACCAGCAATGGGAATGCGCAGTCTTCGAGTTCCATCATCACGCCCTTGAGCGCTTTTTGTGGGCCTTCGACGGGCACTTCGAGCAATTGCAGGATGACGGGCTGGTCTTTGCCCAGCATTTCGCCAGAGGCGATGCGGAACAACAATGCGTAACCGATTTGACCTGCTGCGCCGGTAACGGCAACGCGGACGGGCTTTTTGCTCATGGTGGAAAACTCCGAAGTGTTGAAAACAAGCGTTGCGGTCCGCTGCCAACATCCATGTCAGCAAGGCCGTCCGGCGTACCGGACCCGCGCTGGCGAACTTTGTTGAAACAAAGGCACAAGCGCAAGCAAACAGCTTTCGAGTGTACCCGCGAAAACCCTGATTCGTCAATTTGTCTTATGTCTTATATAAGATATGATGGCACGCTTGGCATGCACCTGAACCGCATGACCTTTACGCCCTCATGAACCACCCAGTGCCCCCCACCGACGCCCTCGCTGCCGAATCTCCGGCCGCCACGCCCGCGTTCAGCCCGCTTTACCAGCAAATCAAGGGCCTGATCCTGCAAAGCCTGCAAGCCAGCGAATGGAAACCCGGCGAATCCATCCCCAGCGAAATGGAGCTGGCAGCCCGCTACCGGGTGAGCCAAGGCACGGTGCGCAAAGCCATCGACGAATTGGCCAGCGGTCACCTGCTGATCCGCAAACAAGGCAAAGGCACCTTTGTGGCCACCCATGCCGAGCACCAGGTGCAGTACCGGTTTTTGAAACTGGTGCCCGATCAGGGCGACCTCAACACCGAAGGCCCGGCCCAGCGCGAGATCGTGGACTGCAAACGCTTGCGGGCCTCAGCCGAGATCGCCCGCGCCTTGGCTTTGCGCTCTGGCGACACCGTGCTTCAAGTCAGGCGAGTTCTTTCGTTTGCAAATACACCCACCATTTTGGAAGACC is drawn from Limnohabitans sp. 63ED37-2 and contains these coding sequences:
- a CDS encoding malate dehydrogenase, whose protein sequence is MSKKPVRVAVTGAAGQIGYALLFRIASGEMLGKDQPVILQLLEVPVEGPQKALKGVMMELEDCAFPLLVGMEAHGDPMTAFKDVDYALLVGSRPRGPGMERAELLAINGAIFTAQGKALNAVASRDVKVLVVGNPANTNAYIAMKAAPDLKPGNFTAMLRLDHNRALSQIAAKTGKAVADIEKLCVWGNHSPTMYADYRFATIKGESVKAMINDQEWNANVFLPTVGKRGAAIIEARGLSSAASAANAAIDHMRDWALGTNGKWVTMGIPSQGWYGIPKDVMFGFPVTCENGQYKVVEGLEIDAFSQGCIDKTLKELTDEQAGVAHLI
- a CDS encoding GntR family transcriptional regulator, giving the protein MNHPVPPTDALAAESPAATPAFSPLYQQIKGLILQSLQASEWKPGESIPSEMELAARYRVSQGTVRKAIDELASGHLLIRKQGKGTFVATHAEHQVQYRFLKLVPDQGDLNTEGPAQREIVDCKRLRASAEIARALALRSGDTVLQVRRVLSFANTPTILEDLWLPGTPFKGMTAERLADYHGPMYALFETEFGVRMVRAEEKIRAVLPDKAQRELLKLPPHTPLLSVERIAYTYNDTPMELRRGFYRTDTHHYRNDLN